The following are from one region of the bacterium genome:
- a CDS encoding DNA translocase FtsK 4TM domain-containing protein, which translates to MAGKSVKLSQRQKEEILGILLLMLGVLVLASLVSYDPAEEPQGIQFIKIHNAMGVAGVYISYVLIKILFGYSAILIPFVVMAWGWFYFRGYKREKMVNATYVTLLAALYFATWLGLPHAMQEGSPEVNYSHSGLIGAFLSHFLHRALGAIGSVIVMLTLGAVTLMVATQMSLHEVLRKLMAGLSRVRELFAGGWTSLRDWRPAIPKPSPASWRAAEPDDEEEPAAAAAEPVAEPKEPRWKKLARLRAAEDHSSGSVFPGASFPPPAGTGNEKVAFDAVRPAKAEAPAEAGRALEADKPRPAGNYIFPSLELLSVPPAEQQKVQSRDELLSLARVLEERLLEFDVEGKVVEINPGPVITRYEYEPAPGIKVSRITALADDLALAMRAKRIRIVAPIPGKAAVGIELPNPEPQMVDLRGLLDSDAFRQSTSPLTIALGKTISGQVYVTSLEKMPHLLIAGATGSGKSVCLNTIIASILYKAHPRDVQFVLVDPKRLELSSYRMLRRHHLNYRDDLNEEVVTSPQNALAILRSLEWEMENRYTLLARVGSRNIAEYNQRLREGKLAAPEEPGAPEGELELKPLPYIVLVIDELADLMLTAAKEVEEPIARLTQLSRAVGIHLIVATQRPSVDVITGVIKANFPARIAFQVASKIDSRTILDMNGAEKLLGSGDMLFLPPGSPEAVRIHGAYVSSEDIERTIEHIRNQPAFERTLLPVRQEDSGTDDGYGPAADGRRDELFHEALKLVVRHQQGSISLLQRRLKIGYSRAARLIDELEAAGIVGAFDGSKAREVLVDESYLEEMGLE; encoded by the coding sequence ATGGCGGGAAAATCCGTGAAACTCTCGCAGCGGCAAAAAGAAGAGATTCTTGGGATTCTGCTGCTGATGCTCGGCGTGCTCGTGTTGGCGAGTCTGGTTTCCTATGATCCCGCCGAAGAGCCGCAGGGCATCCAGTTCATCAAGATCCATAATGCCATGGGCGTGGCGGGCGTGTACATTTCGTATGTGCTCATCAAGATTCTGTTCGGCTATTCCGCCATTTTGATTCCCTTCGTGGTGATGGCCTGGGGCTGGTTTTACTTCCGCGGCTACAAGCGGGAGAAGATGGTGAATGCGACCTATGTCACGCTGCTGGCCGCGCTCTATTTCGCCACCTGGCTGGGTTTGCCGCACGCCATGCAGGAAGGCAGTCCGGAAGTCAATTACTCCCATTCCGGTTTGATTGGCGCCTTCCTTTCGCATTTCCTGCATCGCGCTTTGGGCGCCATCGGCAGCGTGATCGTGATGCTCACCCTCGGCGCGGTCACCTTGATGGTCGCAACCCAGATGAGTCTGCATGAAGTCTTGCGCAAGCTGATGGCAGGCCTGAGCCGGGTGCGTGAGTTGTTCGCAGGCGGCTGGACTTCGTTGCGGGACTGGCGGCCGGCGATTCCCAAACCCTCGCCAGCGTCCTGGCGCGCTGCTGAGCCGGACGACGAAGAAGAGCCTGCGGCTGCGGCAGCAGAGCCGGTGGCCGAGCCGAAGGAACCGCGCTGGAAGAAGCTCGCGCGTCTGCGTGCCGCCGAAGATCACAGCAGCGGCAGCGTCTTTCCCGGCGCGAGTTTTCCGCCGCCTGCCGGCACCGGCAACGAGAAAGTCGCCTTCGACGCGGTTCGCCCTGCCAAAGCGGAAGCACCGGCGGAGGCGGGCCGCGCCCTCGAAGCGGACAAGCCCAGGCCCGCGGGCAACTACATCTTTCCCTCGCTGGAATTGCTCAGTGTGCCGCCGGCAGAACAGCAAAAGGTGCAGAGTCGCGATGAGCTTCTGAGCCTGGCGCGCGTGTTGGAAGAGCGGCTGCTGGAATTCGACGTCGAGGGCAAAGTGGTCGAGATCAACCCGGGCCCGGTGATCACACGCTACGAATACGAGCCGGCGCCCGGCATCAAAGTCTCGCGCATTACTGCGCTGGCCGATGATTTGGCGCTCGCCATGCGCGCCAAGCGCATCCGCATCGTCGCGCCCATTCCCGGCAAAGCCGCGGTCGGCATCGAGCTGCCGAATCCCGAGCCGCAAATGGTGGATTTACGCGGCCTGCTCGATTCCGATGCCTTCCGGCAATCGACCTCGCCGCTGACCATCGCGCTTGGCAAGACCATCTCCGGCCAGGTGTATGTGACCTCTCTGGAAAAAATGCCGCACTTGCTCATCGCCGGCGCCACTGGCTCGGGCAAAAGCGTATGTTTGAACACCATCATCGCCAGCATTCTCTACAAGGCGCATCCGCGCGATGTGCAGTTCGTGCTGGTCGATCCCAAGCGGCTGGAGCTTTCCAGTTACCGCATGCTGCGCCGCCACCATTTGAACTATCGTGATGATTTGAACGAAGAGGTGGTGACCTCGCCGCAAAACGCGCTCGCGATCTTGCGCAGCCTGGAATGGGAAATGGAGAACCGCTACACCCTGCTGGCGCGGGTTGGCTCGCGCAACATCGCGGAGTACAATCAGCGCCTGCGCGAGGGCAAGCTCGCTGCGCCGGAGGAACCCGGCGCGCCCGAGGGGGAACTGGAACTGAAACCGCTGCCTTACATCGTGTTGGTGATCGATGAGCTGGCGGATCTCATGCTGACCGCCGCCAAGGAAGTCGAGGAACCGATCGCGCGTTTGACCCAGCTCTCGCGCGCGGTCGGCATTCATCTGATCGTGGCAACGCAGCGGCCCTCGGTGGATGTGATCACCGGCGTGATCAAAGCCAACTTCCCGGCGCGCATCGCCTTTCAAGTGGCCTCGAAAATCGATTCCCGCACGATTCTCGACATGAACGGCGCGGAAAAACTGCTGGGCAGCGGCGACATGCTCTTTTTGCCGCCGGGCAGCCCGGAGGCGGTGCGCATTCACGGCGCCTATGTTTCCTCGGAAGACATCGAACGCACCATCGAGCATATCCGCAATCAGCCGGCCTTCGAAAGGACCCTGCTGCCGGTGCGGCAGGAGGACAGCGGCACGGATGACGGTTACGGCCCGGCGGCAGACGGCCGCCGCGATGAGCTTTTTCACGAAGCCTTGAAACTGGTGGTGCGCCACCAGCAAGGCTCGATCTCGCTGCTGCAGCGCCGCCTGAAGATCGGCTATTCCCGCGCCGCGCGCTTGATCGACGAGTTGGAAGCCGCGGGCATCGTGGGCGCTTTTGACGGCAGCAAAGCCCGCGAAGTCCTCGTGGATGAATCTTATCTTGAAGAAATGGGATTGGAATAA
- the gcvT gene encoding glycine cleavage system aminomethyltransferase GcvT: MENASPISAVKKTPLHDVHVSLGAKMVEFAGYFMPVQYRGIIEEHHKVRRAVGVFDVSHMGEFEFRGPGALAFLQRTTINDVARLAPYQAQYSAMCYPDGGIVDDLIIYRLPDRYLAIVNAANLRKDWEWLQQEATPAAGMVEVSEQTGLLAVQGRHAQDTLQKLTAVHLSEIKYYWLAPGEVAGVPALISRTGYTGEDGFEIACDARHTVKVWEALFQAGREFEIEPIGLGARDTLRLEMKYCLYGNDIDQTTNPLEAGLGWITKLDKGDFIGRDAIANAKAQGLRRKLVGFELPGRHLARHGYAILKDGATVGHVTSGTFSPSLQKAIGMGYVAAAHSAVGTEVVVDVRGRSIAARLVTTPFYRRDY; the protein is encoded by the coding sequence ATGGAAAATGCCAGTCCCATCTCCGCCGTGAAGAAAACGCCGTTGCACGACGTGCATGTCAGTCTGGGCGCGAAGATGGTCGAGTTCGCCGGTTACTTCATGCCGGTGCAATACCGCGGCATCATCGAAGAGCATCACAAAGTGCGCCGCGCGGTCGGCGTGTTTGATGTTTCACATATGGGCGAGTTCGAATTCCGCGGCCCGGGCGCACTCGCGTTCTTGCAGCGCACGACCATTAATGACGTGGCGCGTCTGGCGCCCTATCAAGCGCAATACTCCGCCATGTGCTATCCCGACGGCGGCATCGTGGATGATTTGATTATCTACCGTTTGCCCGACCGCTATCTCGCCATCGTCAATGCCGCCAATCTGCGCAAGGATTGGGAATGGCTGCAGCAGGAGGCCACGCCCGCGGCCGGCATGGTCGAGGTCAGCGAGCAGACCGGTCTGCTGGCCGTGCAGGGCCGGCACGCACAGGACACCCTGCAGAAGCTCACCGCCGTGCATTTGAGTGAGATCAAATACTACTGGCTGGCGCCGGGTGAAGTCGCCGGCGTGCCCGCTTTGATCTCACGCACCGGTTACACTGGCGAGGATGGCTTCGAGATCGCCTGCGACGCGCGGCATACCGTCAAAGTCTGGGAGGCGCTCTTTCAGGCCGGCCGGGAATTCGAAATCGAGCCGATCGGCCTGGGCGCGCGCGACACGCTGCGGCTGGAGATGAAGTACTGCCTGTATGGCAATGATATCGACCAAACCACCAATCCTTTGGAAGCCGGGCTGGGCTGGATTACCAAACTCGACAAGGGCGACTTCATCGGCCGGGATGCCATTGCCAACGCCAAAGCGCAAGGCCTGCGCCGCAAGCTGGTGGGATTCGAGTTGCCGGGCAGGCACCTGGCGCGGCACGGCTATGCGATTCTGAAAGACGGCGCCACCGTCGGCCATGTCACCAGCGGCACGTTTTCACCCAGCCTGCAAAAGGCCATCGGCATGGGTTACGTCGCGGCCGCGCACAGCGCGGTGGGAACCGAAGTGGTGGTGGATGTTCGCGGCCGGTCGATTGCCGCGCGCCTCGTGACGACGCCGTTTTATCGCCGGGACTATTGA
- a CDS encoding pyridoxal phosphate-dependent aminotransferase — protein MRFAKRMSRLGTETAFEVLARARQLEAQGKHIIHLEIGEPDFETPSFIVEQAVTALRRGRTHYSPAPGIRELRQAIVEDVARTRGVTVAPENVVVTPGAKPIMFFALLALIDPEDEVIYPNPGFPIYESVIQFSGAHAVPLPLQERKGFRFEIDDLEALITPRTRLIVINSPQNPTGGVMTREDVQAVAELARQRDLWVLSDEIYKDILYAGEHASILSEPGMLERTILLDGFSKTYAMTGWRLGYGVMPAPLARQVELLMINSNSCTATFTQDAGIAALQGPKEEVQAFVAEFRRRRDLMVAGLNEIKGVTCNNPLGAFYCFPNVSRVPLASKPLAELLLNQAGVAVLSGTAFGKYGEGYLRLSYANSVENIQEGLRRMQRVIEAL, from the coding sequence ATGAGATTCGCGAAACGGATGAGTCGTCTGGGCACGGAGACCGCCTTCGAAGTGCTGGCGCGCGCCCGGCAACTCGAAGCGCAAGGCAAGCACATCATCCACCTCGAAATTGGCGAGCCTGATTTTGAAACACCTTCGTTCATCGTGGAGCAGGCGGTCACGGCGCTGCGCCGCGGCCGCACGCACTATTCGCCGGCGCCCGGCATTCGCGAGCTGCGCCAGGCGATTGTCGAAGACGTTGCCCGCACGCGCGGCGTGACGGTCGCCCCGGAAAACGTGGTGGTCACGCCCGGCGCCAAGCCCATCATGTTTTTTGCCCTGCTCGCCCTCATCGATCCCGAGGATGAAGTCATTTACCCCAATCCCGGCTTTCCCATTTATGAATCGGTGATTCAATTTTCCGGCGCGCATGCCGTGCCGCTGCCGCTGCAGGAGCGCAAGGGCTTCCGTTTCGAAATTGATGATCTCGAGGCGCTGATCACCCCGCGCACGCGCCTGATCGTCATCAACTCGCCGCAGAATCCCACCGGCGGCGTCATGACCCGTGAGGACGTGCAGGCGGTGGCAGAGCTGGCGCGCCAGCGGGATTTGTGGGTGTTGAGCGACGAGATCTACAAAGACATTCTCTACGCCGGCGAGCATGCCAGCATTCTCTCCGAACCCGGCATGCTGGAGCGCACGATTTTGCTGGATGGCTTTTCCAAAACCTATGCGATGACCGGCTGGCGGCTGGGTTACGGCGTCATGCCCGCGCCGCTGGCGCGCCAGGTCGAGCTGTTGATGATCAACAGCAACAGTTGCACGGCGACGTTCACGCAGGACGCGGGCATCGCCGCGCTGCAAGGCCCCAAGGAGGAGGTGCAGGCGTTTGTCGCCGAATTTCGCCGGCGCCGCGATTTGATGGTGGCCGGCCTCAATGAGATCAAAGGCGTGACCTGCAACAATCCGCTGGGCGCGTTTTACTGCTTTCCCAATGTCTCCCGCGTGCCGTTGGCCAGCAAGCCGCTGGCGGAACTGCTGCTCAATCAGGCCGGAGTGGCGGTGCTCTCCGGCACTGCTTTCGGAAAATACGGTGAAGGCTACCTGCGCCTGAGTTATGCCAATTCGGTGGAAAACATTCAGGAAGGCCTGCGCCGCATGCAGCGGGTCATCGAAGCGCTGTGA
- the rseP gene encoding RIP metalloprotease RseP translates to MTTLLAFVFVIGILVLIHELGHFLAARWAGIRAERFSIGLPPHIWKKQIGETEYCIGALPLGGYVKMAGMVDESLDAKIEGKPDEFMSKPIWKRAIVIAAGPVMNLVLAIVLFAGLAYFVGLPELVPVVREVLADSPAQRLGLQPGDRILAVADQEIHTWKELTGIIHANPNKPLAITWERNGERMHAEVTPRLDPENNIGLIGITPQDSRRHFGFLESWPMGVNLSWQVTSHMGRMLARLFSGEGSLKRELTGPIGIAVIAGEAARQGWESLIELLALISVNLAVINLLPIPVLDGGHLVFLGLEAVMRRPVSVKTRLVMHQVVIALLLLLTVFITFNDIQRLLQKVW, encoded by the coding sequence ATGACGACGTTATTAGCGTTTGTATTTGTCATTGGCATTCTCGTTCTCATTCACGAGCTCGGCCACTTTCTCGCCGCGCGCTGGGCCGGCATTCGCGCGGAGCGCTTCTCTATCGGCCTGCCGCCTCACATTTGGAAAAAACAGATCGGCGAGACCGAGTATTGCATCGGTGCGCTGCCGCTGGGTGGCTACGTCAAAATGGCGGGGATGGTGGATGAGTCGCTCGACGCCAAGATCGAGGGCAAGCCCGACGAGTTCATGTCCAAGCCGATTTGGAAACGCGCCATTGTGATTGCCGCCGGCCCGGTGATGAACCTCGTGCTCGCCATCGTGCTGTTCGCCGGCCTGGCCTATTTCGTCGGCCTTCCCGAGCTGGTGCCGGTGGTGCGCGAAGTGCTCGCCGATTCCCCGGCGCAACGCCTGGGCCTGCAACCCGGCGACCGCATTCTGGCGGTGGCTGATCAGGAGATTCACACGTGGAAGGAGCTGACCGGGATCATTCACGCCAATCCCAACAAGCCGCTGGCGATCACGTGGGAACGCAACGGCGAGCGCATGCACGCCGAAGTGACGCCGCGGCTGGATCCTGAAAACAACATCGGGCTGATTGGCATCACCCCGCAGGACAGCCGGCGCCATTTCGGTTTTCTGGAATCCTGGCCCATGGGCGTGAACCTGTCGTGGCAGGTGACCAGCCACATGGGCAGAATGCTGGCGCGTTTGTTCAGCGGCGAAGGCTCGCTCAAACGGGAGCTGACCGGCCCGATCGGCATCGCGGTGATCGCCGGCGAGGCTGCCCGTCAGGGTTGGGAGAGCCTGATCGAGCTGCTGGCGCTCATCAGCGTCAATTTGGCGGTGATCAACTTGTTGCCGATCCCGGTGTTGGATGGCGGGCATCTGGTTTTCCTCGGCCTGGAGGCCGTGATGCGGCGGCCAGTCTCAGTGAAGACGCGGCTGGTCATGCATCAGGTCGTGATTGCGTTGTTGCTGCTGTTGACGGTGTTCATCACGTTCAACGACATTCAACGGCTGCTGCAAAAGGTCTGGTAG
- a CDS encoding 1-deoxy-D-xylulose-5-phosphate reductoisomerase: MKRIGILGATGSIGVNCLKVVASLPEEFEVAYLASHRNLELLLEQTRQFRPAAVALVQPPPGREQAVRAEFKRLGAELLFGVEALVELAARDDVSVMVNAVVGSAGLPATVRALEHRTTVALANKETLVTGGELVMASARRHGAHLIPIDSEHSALWQCLAGEPRERLRRLIITASGGPFRERAAADFARITVAEALNHPNWSMGPKITIDSATMMNKGLEVIEAYWLFGLALAQIDVLIHPQSIVHSMVEFVDGSIKAQLSVPDMRLPIQYALTYPDRLPNDFPRLDFSRWHTLTFHAPDFDKFACLRLATEALAAGGTAPAVLNAANEEAVQAFLETRLRFDQIPHMIAEALARHRNGHEFNLAGVLAADRWAREFVRAALPRLP, translated from the coding sequence ATGAAACGCATTGGAATTTTGGGAGCGACCGGCTCGATCGGCGTCAACTGCCTGAAGGTGGTAGCGAGCCTGCCGGAAGAGTTTGAAGTCGCCTATCTCGCCAGCCATCGCAATCTCGAGCTGCTGTTGGAGCAGACGCGGCAATTTCGTCCGGCGGCAGTGGCGCTGGTGCAGCCGCCGCCGGGCCGGGAGCAGGCAGTGCGCGCGGAATTCAAACGCCTGGGCGCCGAACTGCTCTTCGGCGTCGAGGCGTTGGTCGAGCTGGCGGCGCGCGATGACGTGTCCGTCATGGTCAATGCCGTGGTCGGTTCCGCCGGCTTGCCGGCGACGGTACGGGCGTTGGAACATCGCACCACGGTGGCGCTGGCCAACAAAGAAACGTTGGTGACCGGCGGCGAATTGGTGATGGCAAGCGCGCGCCGCCACGGCGCGCATCTCATCCCCATCGACAGCGAGCACAGCGCGCTGTGGCAATGTCTGGCCGGCGAACCGCGCGAACGCCTGCGGCGGCTCATCATTACCGCCTCGGGCGGGCCATTTCGCGAGCGCGCGGCGGCGGACTTCGCCAGGATCACGGTGGCAGAAGCGCTCAATCATCCGAATTGGAGCATGGGTCCGAAGATCACCATCGACTCGGCGACCATGATGAACAAGGGCCTGGAGGTGATCGAGGCCTATTGGCTGTTCGGCCTGGCGCTGGCACAGATCGATGTGCTGATTCACCCGCAGTCCATCGTGCATTCGATGGTGGAATTCGTCGATGGCTCGATCAAAGCCCAGCTCAGCGTGCCGGATATGCGCCTGCCGATTCAATATGCGCTCACCTATCCGGACCGTTTGCCCAATGACTTTCCCCGGCTCGATTTCAGCCGCTGGCACACGCTCACTTTTCATGCGCCCGATTTCGACAAGTTTGCCTGCCTGCGCCTGGCCACCGAGGCGCTGGCCGCCGGCGGCACCGCACCGGCCGTGTTGAATGCGGCGAATGAAGAGGCGGTGCAGGCTTTTTTGGAGACTCGCCTGCGCTTCGATCAAATCCCGCACATGATTGCGGAAGCGCTCGCGCGGCACCGCAACGGTCATGAATTCAACCTGGCGGGCGTGCTCGCGGCCGATCGTTGGGCGCGCGAATTCGTGCGCGCAGCGCTGCCCCGGCTGCCCTGA
- a CDS encoding lipoate--protein ligase family protein encodes MMPWRLLDTGFAGGADNMALDAALARGGLMSVPTLRFFRWQPFCISLGYHQDAGEVDLDRCRAAGFEVARRPTAGRAILHAEELTYSVVIPAAHAWYDILPLDLYRKISEALVAGLTALGVPARFAPGERLQQDGRPLRMSCFASAARNEVIVGGRKIVGSAQRRFREGVLQHGSLLLQDGHEQLPDFLKGEAATIAAERNRLLEHTTTLARASGRVTSFAEAAPAVRRGFEETLGIELAEGAVLPAEQALAEAWRERYSILTTKSLEEKLCESSALS; translated from the coding sequence ATGATGCCCTGGCGATTGCTTGACACCGGTTTTGCCGGCGGCGCCGACAACATGGCGCTCGACGCGGCGCTGGCGCGCGGCGGTTTGATGAGCGTGCCGACGTTGCGGTTTTTTCGCTGGCAGCCCTTTTGCATTTCGCTCGGCTATCATCAAGACGCCGGCGAGGTCGATCTCGACAGGTGCCGGGCCGCGGGCTTTGAGGTGGCGCGCCGGCCCACTGCCGGCCGCGCGATACTGCATGCGGAAGAATTGACCTACAGCGTGGTGATTCCGGCGGCGCACGCGTGGTATGACATCCTGCCGCTGGATTTGTACCGCAAGATCAGCGAGGCGCTGGTGGCGGGTTTGACGGCGCTGGGTGTGCCCGCCAGGTTTGCGCCGGGGGAACGGCTGCAGCAAGACGGCCGGCCGCTGCGCATGTCGTGCTTTGCCAGCGCCGCGCGCAATGAAGTCATTGTCGGCGGCCGCAAAATCGTGGGCAGCGCGCAACGCCGCTTTCGCGAGGGCGTGTTGCAGCACGGCTCGCTGCTCTTGCAGGACGGCCACGAGCAGTTGCCGGATTTTCTCAAAGGGGAGGCCGCCACGATCGCGGCCGAGCGCAACCGGTTGCTGGAGCATACCACCACGCTGGCGCGCGCGTCCGGCCGGGTGACCAGTTTTGCGGAAGCGGCGCCGGCGGTGCGGCGCGGCTTCGAGGAAACCCTGGGAATCGAATTGGCAGAAGGCGCAGTGCTGCCGGCAGAGCAGGCGTTGGCGGAAGCATGGCGCGAACGGTATAGCATTCTCACAACCAAATCCCTGGAGGAAAAACTATGCGAAAGCTCAGCGTTGTCCTGA
- the lpxA gene encoding acyl-ACP--UDP-N-acetylglucosamine O-acyltransferase, which produces MASIHPTAIVAAAAEIADDVVIGPYAIVEANVHIGAGCEIKPHVHLAAGTRLGRNCRVFTGAVIGTAPQDLKFGGEETMVHIGDRTTIREFATINRGTTDHWETRVGSDCLIMSYAHIAHDCVIGNHCILANAVNLAGHVVLEDWAGIGGMVPVHQFVRVGQHSFIGGGYRVAKDVPPYILAVDEPLSFAGLNAVGLRRRGFTEEQLLALKRAYKVLFKSGLNVSQALNRLRAAGELTPEVKTVIAFVEKSERGIIAGGHKSSRAAHAPAMKDSD; this is translated from the coding sequence GTGGCGAGTATTCATCCGACTGCGATCGTCGCTGCGGCCGCGGAAATTGCCGACGACGTGGTCATCGGACCATATGCCATCGTGGAAGCCAACGTCCACATCGGAGCGGGCTGTGAGATCAAGCCGCACGTGCATCTCGCCGCGGGCACGCGGCTGGGCCGGAATTGCCGGGTCTTCACCGGCGCCGTGATCGGCACCGCGCCCCAGGATTTGAAATTCGGCGGTGAAGAAACCATGGTGCACATCGGCGACCGCACCACGATCCGCGAGTTCGCCACCATCAATCGCGGCACCACCGATCATTGGGAGACCCGCGTGGGCAGCGACTGCCTGATCATGTCGTACGCGCACATTGCGCACGATTGCGTCATCGGCAATCACTGCATTCTCGCCAATGCCGTCAATCTCGCTGGCCACGTAGTGCTGGAAGATTGGGCGGGCATCGGCGGCATGGTGCCGGTGCATCAGTTCGTGCGCGTCGGGCAGCACAGTTTCATCGGCGGCGGCTATCGCGTGGCCAAGGACGTGCCGCCCTACATCCTGGCGGTGGATGAGCCGTTGAGCTTCGCCGGCCTGAATGCCGTGGGCTTGCGGCGCCGCGGCTTCACCGAAGAACAACTGCTGGCGCTCAAGCGCGCCTACAAAGTTCTGTTCAAATCCGGACTGAATGTGAGCCAGGCGCTCAACCGGCTGCGCGCCGCCGGCGAGCTGACGCCGGAAGTGAAAACCGTGATCGCGTTCGTGGAAAAAAGTGAGCGCGGCATCATTGCCGGCGGGCACAAATCCTCCCGCGCTGCGCACGCACCGGCCATGAAAGATTCTGATTGA
- a CDS encoding bifunctional UDP-3-O-[3-hydroxymyristoyl] N-acetylglucosamine deacetylase/3-hydroxyacyl-ACP dehydratase: protein MLEKQRTIAQPVAIAGVGLHTGNNSNMTFHPAPPNTGIFFRRADLPGQPLIKADIDNVIDISRGTTIGRGEVVVHTVEHVLAALMGMMVDNLIIELDSNEPPVFDGSAMPFVTMLKQAGIVEQDSPRDYLVIEKTIAYSDDKRGVDIVVFPSDEFRITFLIDYKNPALGTQYTAMYSLQDEFETEFAPARTFCFLSEVEALYQQGLIKGGNLDNAIVIVDRKIEPNEIGRLKEMFGVAGDIRLDNNGILNGEQHFRFKNEPVRHKALDLLGDLALLGVRLKAHIQAARSGHAANVELVKRIRKEYEKIQITSKYQAKLTGDYVFDAQAIQKILPHRYPFVLVDRIIDLVPRERVVGLKNVTLNEPFFQGHFPGHPIMPGVLIIEAMAQVGGILLLNTQSNPEDKLVYFTGLDKVKFRKPVRPGDQVIFELELVKLRQSLCKMAGKAYVANELVCEAELSAAVVNRN from the coding sequence CTGCTGGAAAAACAGCGAACGATTGCACAGCCTGTTGCCATTGCCGGTGTGGGTTTGCACACGGGCAATAATTCCAACATGACGTTTCATCCGGCACCGCCGAACACCGGCATCTTTTTTCGCCGCGCCGATCTGCCCGGCCAGCCGCTCATCAAAGCCGATATCGACAACGTCATCGACATTTCGCGCGGCACCACCATCGGCCGCGGCGAGGTGGTGGTGCACACGGTCGAACACGTGCTGGCCGCGTTGATGGGCATGATGGTCGACAACCTGATCATCGAACTCGACAGCAACGAACCGCCGGTGTTCGACGGCAGTGCCATGCCTTTCGTCACCATGCTCAAGCAGGCCGGCATCGTCGAGCAGGATTCGCCGCGCGATTATCTGGTGATCGAAAAGACGATCGCCTATTCCGACGACAAGCGCGGCGTCGATATCGTGGTGTTCCCCTCCGACGAATTTCGCATCACCTTTCTCATCGATTACAAAAACCCCGCGCTCGGCACGCAATACACGGCGATGTATTCGCTGCAGGATGAGTTCGAAACCGAGTTTGCGCCGGCACGCACCTTCTGTTTCCTCTCGGAGGTCGAGGCGCTCTACCAGCAGGGCCTGATCAAAGGCGGCAACCTCGACAACGCCATCGTCATTGTCGATCGCAAGATCGAACCGAATGAAATCGGCCGGCTGAAGGAAATGTTCGGCGTGGCCGGCGACATTCGCCTGGACAACAACGGCATTCTCAACGGCGAGCAGCATTTTCGCTTCAAGAACGAACCGGTGCGCCACAAGGCGCTCGATCTGCTCGGCGACCTGGCGCTGCTGGGCGTGCGCCTCAAAGCCCACATTCAAGCGGCGCGCTCTGGCCATGCCGCCAACGTCGAGCTGGTCAAGCGCATCCGCAAGGAATATGAGAAGATCCAAATCACCTCGAAATATCAAGCCAAGCTCACCGGCGATTACGTCTTCGATGCCCAGGCCATTCAAAAAATCCTGCCGCACCGCTACCCCTTCGTGCTGGTGGACCGCATCATCGACCTGGTGCCGCGCGAGCGCGTGGTGGGGCTGAAGAACGTGACCTTGAACGAGCCTTTTTTCCAGGGCCATTTCCCCGGCCATCCCATCATGCCGGGCGTGCTGATCATCGAGGCCATGGCGCAAGTGGGCGGCATTCTGCTGCTCAACACCCAAAGCAACCCGGAAGACAAGCTGGTCTACTTCACCGGGCTGGACAAGGTGAAGTTCCGCAAACCCGTGCGGCCGGGCGATCAAGTCATCTTTGAATTGGAACTGGTCAAGCTGCGGCAGTCGCTCTGCAAAATGGCGGGCAAAGCTTACGTGGCCAACGAGCTGGTGTGTGAGGCCGAGTTGTCGGCCGCAGTAGTGAATCGCAACTGA